The Salvelinus fontinalis isolate EN_2023a unplaced genomic scaffold, ASM2944872v1 scaffold_0328, whole genome shotgun sequence genome includes a window with the following:
- the LOC129845643 gene encoding probable G-protein coupled receptor 34, which translates to MTTLPSSPLSTSSPNTSLPLSSSSFPLSNATYPLFTSSSPNQTLCNLDDGALRLPLVFFYSLFFLLGLVGNLLALWVFVFLHSRRNSVRVFLINVAIADLVLLACLPFRVLYHANGNRWVLGPLVCKVVGNLFYMNMYISITLLGFISLDRYVKLKGRGGAGRGLARRLRGGGWSWVACGALWGLSLAAAVPMIAMSEGNEEPGKCFQYKQRRGAKGKAYFNMALVLLFWGVFCLLVVSYGKIAMRLLKVSRDKPDLPNAHRYGSAARKSFFVLFLFTVCFGPYHAFRPFYVLSQVSQSPSCDYLRLVDRTNEVMLLFSAFNAVLDPVMYFLLSGSVRKAAVKALGQSLGNRLHFLNDGTSNSSVSEFRRTSLSVISPNTVINPSHKPRTSLCLISPTLRPGAAVVAKQ; encoded by the coding sequence ATGaccactcttccctcctcccccctttccacctcctctcccaacacctctttacccctgtcctcctcttccttccccctctccaatGCCACCTATcccctctttacctcctcctccccaaacCAGACCCTATGTAATCTAGATGACGGTGCCCTGCGCCTCCCCCTTGTCTTCTTCtactccctcttcttcctcctggGTCTGGTGGGTAATCTCCTGGCCCTGTGGGTCTTCGTCTTCCTCCACTCCAGGAGGAACTCTGTCCGGGTGTTCCTCATCAACGTGGCCATAGCTGACCTGGTGCTCCTGGCCTGCCTCCCCTTCAGAGTCCTCTACCATGCTAATGGCAACCGCTGGGTCCTCGGCCCCCTGGTCTGTAAAGTGGTGGGCAACCTCTTCTACATGAACATGTATATCAGTATCACTCTGCTGGGGTTCATTAGTCTGGATAGGTATGTGAAGCTGAAGGGGCGGGGCGGAGCGGGGAGGGGCCTGGCCAGGAGGCTGAGAGGCGGGGGATGGAGCTGGGTGGCGTGCGGGGCGCTCTGGGGGCTGTCCCTGGCGGCGGCCGTGCCCATGATCGCCATGTCGGAGGGAAACGAGGAACCTGGGAAGTGTTTCCAGTATAAGCAGCGACGTGGGGCGAAGGGGAAGGCTTACTTCAACATGGCTCTGGTGCTGCTGTTCTGGGGGGTGTTCTGCCTGCTGGTGGTCTCCTATGGGAAGATAGCCATGCGCCTCCTCAAGGTGTCCAGGGATAAACCTGACCTCCCCAACGCCCACCGCTATGGTAGCGCCGCCAGGAAATCCTTCTTCGTGCTCTTCCTGTTCACCGTCTGCTTCGGACCCTACCACGCCTTCCGCCCATTCTACGTCCTCTCCCAGGTCAGCCAATCCCCATCCTGCGATTACTTGCGCCTGGTGGACAGGACCAATGAGGTCATGTTGTTGTTCTCTGCCTTCAACGCCGTCCTGGACCCTGTGATGTACTTCCTGTTGTCGGGCTCGGTGCGTAAGGCCGCCGTGAAAGCCCTCGGACAAAGCCTCGGCAACCGGCTCCACTTCCTTAACGACGGGACCTCCAACAGCTCGGTATCAGAGTTCAGACGGACCTCTCTGTCCGTCATCTCCCCCAACACCGTCATTAACCCCTCCCACAAGCCCAGGACCAGCCTCTGTCTGATTAGCCCCACCCTCCGCCCTGGCGCAGCCGTAGTGGCAAAGCAGTGA